The following proteins are co-located in the Vigna unguiculata cultivar IT97K-499-35 chromosome 9, ASM411807v1, whole genome shotgun sequence genome:
- the LOC114162713 gene encoding mini zinc finger protein 3-like has protein sequence MKKRQVVLKRDVANTSSSVTRNVRYGECQKNHAANIGGYAVDGCREFMASTGDGGGGALTCAACGCHRNFHRREVQTEVVCEYSPPNSAR, from the coding sequence ATGAAGAAGAGACAGGTTGTGCTGAAAAGAGATGTGGCCAACACTTCGTCTTCGGTGACCAGAAATGTAAGATATGGAGAGTGCCAGAAGAATCATGCAGCGAATATCGGAGGGTATGCTGTGGATGGTTGCAGAGAGTTCATGGCTAGTACAGGGGATGGAGGTGGTGGCGCTCTTACATGCGCTGCTTGTGGCTGCCACAGGAACTTTCACAGAAGGGAAGTGCAAACTGAGGTAGTATGTGAGTACTCTCCTCCTAATTCTGCTCGCTAA